A single window of Theropithecus gelada isolate Dixy chromosome 9, Tgel_1.0, whole genome shotgun sequence DNA harbors:
- the SLC18A3 gene encoding vesicular acetylcholine transporter, producing MEPAEPAGQARAAATKLSEAVGAALREPRRQRRLLLVIVCVALLLDNMLYMVIVPIVPDYIAHMRGGGEGPTRTPEVWEPTLPLPTPANASAYAANTSASPTAARPAGSALRPRYPTESEDVKIGVLFASKAILQLLVNPLSGPFIDRMSYDVPLLIGLGVMFASTVMFAFAEDYATLFAARSLQGLGSAFADTSGIAMIADKYPEEPERSRALGVALAFISFGSLVAPPFGGILYEFAGKRVPFLVLAAVSFFDALLLLAVAKPFSAAARARANLPVGTPIHRLMLDPYIAVVAGALTTCNIPLAFLEPTIATWMKHTMAASEWEMGMAWLPAFVPHVLGVYLTVRLAARYPHLQWLYGALGLAVIGASSCIVPACRSFAPLVVSLCGLCFGIALVDTALLPTLAFLVDVRHVSVYGSVYAIADISYSVAYALGPIVAGHIVHSLGFEQLSLGMGLANLLYAPVLLLLRNVGLLTRSRSERDVLLDEPPQGLYDAVRLRERPVSGQDGEPRSPPGPFDECEDDYNYYYTRS from the coding sequence ATGGAACCCGCGGAACCTGCGGGCCAGGCCCGGGCGGCGGCCACCAAGCTGTCGGAGGCGGTGGGCGCGGCGCTGCGGGAGCCCCGGCGGCAGAGGCGCCTGCTGCTGGTTATCGTGTGCGTGGCGCTGTTACTGGACAACATGCTGTACATGGTCATCGTGCCCATCGTGCCCGACTACATCGCCCACATGCGCGGGGGCGGAGAGGGCCCCACCCGGACCCCCGAGGTGTGGGAGCCCACCCTGCCGCTGCCCACTCCGGCCAATGCCAGCGCCTACGCGGCCAACACCTCGGCGTCCCCGACGGCTGCGCGGCCAGCGGGCTCAGCCCTTCGGCCCCGCTACCCTACGGAGAGCGAAGACGTGAAGATCGGGGTGCTGTTTGCTTCCAAGGCCATCCTGCAGCTGCTAGTGAACCCCTTGAGCGGGCCCTTCATCGACCGCATGAGCTACGACGTGCCGCTGCTCATCGGCCTGGGCGTCATGTTCGCCTCTACGGTCATGTTCGCCTTCGCCGAGGACTACGCCACGCTGTTCGCCGCGCGCAGCCTGCAGGGCCTAGGCTCAGCCTTCGCCGACACGTCTGGCATAGCCATGATCGCCGACAAGTACCCGGAGGAGCCGGAGCGCAGTCGTGCACTGGGCGTGGCTCTGGCCTTCATTAGCTTCGGAAGCCTGGTGGCCCCGCCCTTCGGGGGTATCCTCTACGAGTTCGCCGGCAAGCGCGTGCCCTTCTTGGTGCTAGCTGCCGTGTCGTTCTTTGACGCATTGTTGCTGCTGGCGGTGGCCAAACCCTTCTCGGCAGCTGCACGGGCTCGGGCCAACCTGCCAGTGGGCACTCCCATCCACCGCCTCATGCTGGACCCCTACATTGCCGTGGTGGCCGGTGCGCTCACCACCTGTAATATTCCCCTCGCCTTCCTAGAGCCCACCATTGCCACGTGGATGAAGCATACGATGGCGGCTTCCGAGTGGGAGATGGGCATGGCCTGGCTGCCGGCCTTCGTGCCTCATGTGCTGGGCGTCTACCTCACTGTGCGCCTGGCGGCGCGCTACCCACACCTGCAGTGGCTGTACGGCGCGCTAGGGCTGGCTGTGATCGGCGCCAGCTCGTGCATCGTGCCCGCCTGCCGCTCCTTCGCGCCGCTAGTGGTCTCGCTCTGCGGCCTCTGTTTTGGCATAGCCCTAGTCGACACAGCACTGCTGCCCACGCTCGCCTTCTTGGTGGACGTGCGCCACGTCTCAGTGTATGGCAGCGTCTATGCCATCGCCGACATCTCCTATTCTGTGGCCTACGCGCTCGGGCCCATAGTGGCGGGCCACATTGTGCACTCGCTGGGCTTTGAGCAGCTCAGCCTTGGCATGGGTCTGGCCAACCTGCTCTATGCTCCCGTTTTGCTGCTGCTCCGCAACGTGGGTCTCCTGACGCGCTCCCGGTCCGAGCGCGATGTGCTGCTTGATGAGCCACCGCAAGGTCTGTACGATGCGGTGCGACTGCGTGAGCGTCCTGTGTCTGGCCAGGACGGCGAGCCTCGCAGCCCGCCTGGCCCTTTTGACGAGTGCGAGGACGACTACAATTACTACTACACCCGCAGCTAG